One window from the genome of Gadus macrocephalus chromosome 7, ASM3116895v1 encodes:
- the LOC132462108 gene encoding E3 ubiquitin/ISG15 ligase TRIM25-like → MASANTSWSEENLSCTICLEVFNSPVTTPCGHNFCNTCIHNFWDEKLEYKCPLCNELFHTRPDLRVNILLSEVVDRFGISVRVKEEPCVEPGEVPCDVCTGTQLKAVKSCLVCLISYCQTHLEPHQRVTVLKKHPLVEPIDRLEDRMCEKHDRILELFCKTEQVCVCLLCTVTDHKSHPVVPLKEEYEEKTAQLGKIEAEVPLRIQERKLKIKEIKDTVELSKKGAHKEIADARQALTALMGCVEKCLNDFNQMVKERLKSTEKQAEDLIKGLEQEVVDLTKRMSTVKQLLHTEDHLHFLKAFRSLKDPPPTRNWTTVKARPPSYEGALGKSLDQLEETLDMEMKKLHSGDELKKVQQYKVDVAIEPLPLSAPRFVMPVVGKKVKGGGQWNHSYYNYKQSSEIREDRNDLSVLARQGFTSGRSYFEVEVKGNTKWNLGVTTISGSISDQITFKPSHGYWILTCNKDGLVFSDDPAVRLPLKAELQKVGVFVDYDKGWVSFYDVGARVHIYSATGCTFSKPLFPILCREY, encoded by the coding sequence atggcctctgctaacacttcctggtctgaagagaacCTTTCATGTACCATCTGTCTGGAAGTGTTCAACAGTCCAGTTaccacaccatgtggacacaacttctgcaatACCTGTATTCATAATTTCTGGGACGAAAAACTTGAGTATAAATGTCCCCTCTGCAACGAGCTTTTCCACACTCGACCTGATCTACGGGTCAATATCCTCTTATCAGAGGTGGTTGATCGGTTTGGAATTTCCGTACGAGTAAAAGAGgagccttgtgttgaaccaggagaagttccctgtgacgtctgtactgggacccagctgaaggctgtgaagtcctgcctagtgtgtcttatctcttactgccaaacccacctggagccacatcagagagtcacagtcctgaagaaacatccgctggtcgagcctattgaccgtctggaagacaggatgtgcGAAAAACACGACAGAatcctggagctcttctgcaagactgaacaggtgtgtgtgtgtctgttgtgcacagtgacggatcacaagtcccatcctgttgtccctctgaaggaggaatatgaagagaagacggcccagctggggaagatagaggctgaagtcCCACTGAGgatccaggagagaaaactaaagattaaggagatcaaaGACACAGTAGAATTGAGCAAGAAAGGTGCACACAAAGAGATAGCTGATGCTAGGCAGGCTCTCACTGCTTTGATGGGCTGTGTTGAAAAGTGCCTGAATGATTTCAACCAAATGGTTAAAGAGAGGctgaaatccacagagaaacaagctgaagacctcatcaaagggCTGGAGCAGGAAGTAGTAGATCTGACCAAGAGAATGTCAACGGTGAAGCAGCTCTtacacactgaagaccacctccacttcctcaagGCCTTCAGATCcttgaaggatcctccacccaccaggaacTGGACGACGGTGAAGGCCCGTCCTCCATCTTACGAAGGAGCCTTAGGGAagtccctggatcagctggaggagacactggacatggagatgaagaagctgcatTCTGGTGATGAACTGAAGAAGGTCCAGCAGTATAAAGTTGATGTGGCTATTGAACCTCTTCCATTATCTGCTCCCCGTTTCGTCATGCCTGTGGTAGGCAAAAAGGTAAAAGGTGGAGGCCAATGGAATCATTCTTACTATAATTATAAACAATCTTCAGAAATTAGAGAGGATAGAAATGATTTATCTGTTCTGGCAAGGCAGGGCTTCACCTCAGGGAGATCCTACTTTGAGGTTGAGGTTAAAGGCAATACTAAATGGAATTTAGGAGTGACCACGATCTCCGGGTCAATATCAGATCAGATCACATTCAAACCTAGCCATGGTTACTGGATTCTTACCTGCAACAAGGATGGGTTGGTATTTAGTGATGACCctgctgtccgtctccctctgaaagctgagctccagaaggtgggggtgtttgttgattatgataaGGGTtgggtctccttctatgatgtgggagccagggttcatatctactccgctactggctgcacctttaGTAAGCCTCTCTTTCCAATCCTCTGTAGGGAATATTAG